In the genome of Monodelphis domestica isolate mMonDom1 chromosome 2, mMonDom1.pri, whole genome shotgun sequence, one region contains:
- the LOC100015534 gene encoding bax inhibitor 1-like yields the protein MMNTINRIFNLNALFALSHITPESQSHLKKVYASFSFSMIMAAAGAYIHMFTHFIQAGLLLTLGSLGLIMCLLGTPHHHKTEKKRLVLLAGFAFLVGMGLGPALDLCMTTNPNIVSTSLLGTAMIFSCFTLSSVYAKLHSYLVLGGILISSMSLILFISLRNLLFGSHLLFQMNLYVGLAIICGFILFDTQLIIEKYENGDKDYIWHCVDLFLDFVTFFWRCLMILAMNEKNKMK from the coding sequence ATGATGAACACGATCAATCGGATATTTAATCTGAATGCACTGTTCGCGCTTTCCCACATTACACCTGAGTCACAGAGTCACCTGAAGAAGGTCTATGCCAGTTTTTCCTTCAGTATGATCATGGCGGCTGCAGGGGCCTACATCCACATGTTCACCCATTTTATTCAAGCTGGCTTGCTCTTAACCTTAGGCTCCTTAGGACTAATAATGTGCTTACTAGGAACACCTCACCATcacaaaactgaaaagaagagACTGGTTCTTCTGGCTGGATTTGCCTTCCTTGTAGGAATGGGTCTGGGCCCTGCCTTGGATTTATGTATGACCACTAATCCAAACATTGTTTCCACCTCCTTGCTTGGCACGGCAATGATCTTCAGCTGTTTCACCTTGAGTTCTGTGTATGCTAAGCTTCATAGCTATCTCGTCCTAGGGGGCATCTTGATTTCTTCCATGAGCTtgattttattcatctctttgaGGAACCTCTTATTTGGCTCTCATTTGCTTTTCCAAATGAATCTGTATGTGGGACTGGCAATTATCTGTGGCTTCATCCTTTTTGATACTCAACTCatcatagaaaaatatgaaaatggagACAAGGATTACATCTGGCATTGTGTTGACCTGTTCCTGGATTTTGTCACCTTCTTCTGGAGATGTTTGATGATCTTGGCAATGAACGAAAAGAACAAGATGAAATAA